A region from the Symphalangus syndactylus isolate Jambi chromosome 2, NHGRI_mSymSyn1-v2.1_pri, whole genome shotgun sequence genome encodes:
- the LOC129470270 gene encoding LOW QUALITY PROTEIN: plakophilin-2-like (The sequence of the model RefSeq protein was modified relative to this genomic sequence to represent the inferred CDS: inserted 2 bases in 2 codons; deleted 1 base in 1 codon), with the protein MAAPGAPAEYGYIRTVLGQQILGQQDSSSLALPSEAKLKLAGSSGRGGQTVKSLRIQEQVQQTLARKGRSSVGNGNLHRTSSVPEYVYNLHLVENDFVGGRSPVPKTYDMLQAGTSATYEGRWGRGTAQYSSQKXVEERSLKHPLRRLATSPDSSPKRAHYTHSDYQHSQRSQAGHTLHHQDSRRAALLVPPRYARSEIVGVSRAGTTSRQRHFDTYHRQYQHGSVSDTVFDSIPANPALLMYPRPGTSRSMGNLLEKENYLTAGLTVGQVRLLVPLQPVTQNRTSRSSWHQSSFHSTRTLREAGPSVAVDSSGRRAHLTVGQAAAGGSGNLLTERSTFTDSQLGNAYMEMTLERAVSMLNADRMPPSRISAAATFIQPECFQKSEARKRVNQLRGIPKLLQLLKVQNEDVQPAVCGALRNLLFEDNDNKLEVAELNGVPRLLQVLKQTRDLETKKQITGLLWNLSSNDKLKNLMITEALLTPTENIIIPFSGWPEGDYPKANGLLDFDIFYNVTGCLRNMSSAGPDGRKAMRRCDGLIDSLVHYVRGTVADYQPDDKATENCVCILHNLSYQLEAELPEKYSQNIYIQNRNIQTDNNKSIGCFGSRSRKVKEQYQDMPMPEEKSNSKGVEWLWHSIVIRMYLSLIAKSVRNYTQEASLGALQNLTAGSGPMPTSVAQTVVQKEXGLQHTRKMLHVSDPSVKKTAISLLRNLSRNLSLQNEIAKETLPDLVSIIPDTVPSTDLLIETTASACYTLNNVIQNSYQNARDLLNTGGIQKIMAISAGDASVSNKASKAASVLLYSLWAHTELHHACKKAQFKKTDFVNSRTAKAYHSLKD; encoded by the exons ATGGCAGCCCCCGGCGCCCCAGCTGAGTACGGCTACATCCGGACCGTCCTGGGCCAGCAGATCCTGGGACAACAGGACAGCTCCAGCCTGGCGCTGCCCTCCGAGGCCAAGCTGAAGCTGGCGGGGAGCAGCGGCCGCGGCGGCCAGACCGTCAAGAGCCTGCGGATCCAGGAGCAGGTGCAGCAGACCCTCGCCCGGAAGGGCCGC AGCTCCGTGGGCAACGGAAATCTTCACCGAACCAGCAGTGTTCCTGAGTATGTCTACAACCTACACTTGGTTGAAAATGATTTTGTTGGAGGCCGTTCCCCTGTTCCTAAAACCTATGACATGCTACAGGCTGGCACATCTGCCACTTATGAAGGTCGCTGGGGAAGAGGAACAGCACAATACAGCTCCCAGA TCGTGGAAGAAAGGTCCTTGAAGCATCCTCTGAGGAGACTGGCGACTTCTCCTGACAGCAGCCCGAAGAGGGCTCACTACACACACAGCGATTACCAACACAGCCAGAGAAGCCAGGCTGGGCACACCCTGCACCACCAAGACAGCAGGCGGGCTGCCCTCCTAGTGCCACCGAGATATGCTCGTTCCGAGATCGTGGGGGTCAGCCGTGCTGGCACCACAAGCAGGCAGCGCCACTTTGACACATACCACAGACAGTACCAGCATGGCTCTGTTAGCGACACCGTTTTTGACAGCATCCCTGCCAACCCGGCCCTGCTCATGTACCCCAGGCCAGGGACCAGCCGCAGCATGGGCAACCTCTTGGAGAAAGAGAACTACCTGACGGCAGGGCTCACCGTCGGGCAGGTCAGGCTGCTGGTGCCCCTGCAGCCTGTCACTCAGAACAGGACTTCCAGGTCCTCCTGGCATCAGAGCTCCTTCCACAGCACCCGCACGCTGAGGGAAGCTGGGCCCAGTGTCGCCGTGGATTCCAGTGGGAGGAGAGCGCACTTGACCGTCGGCCAGGCGGCGGCAGGGGGAAGTGGGAATCTGCTCACCGAGAGAAGCACTTTCACTGACTCCCAGCTGGGGAATGCATACATGGAGATGACTCTGGAGCGAGCAGTGAGTATGCTCAACGCAGACCGCATGCCGCCGTCCAGGATTTCTGCTGCAGCCACTTTCATACAGCCCGAGTGCTTCCAGAAATCTGAAGCTCGGAAGAGGGTTAACCAGCTTCGTGGCATCCCCAAGCTTCTGCAGCTCCTAAAAGTTCAGAATGAAGACGTTCAGCCAGCTGTGTGTGGGGCCTTGAGAAACTTACTATTTGAAGACAATGACAACAAATTGGAGGTGGCTGAACTAAATGGGGTACCTCGGCTGCTCCAGGTGCTGAAGCAAACCAGAGACTTGGagactaaaaaacaaataacaggtTTGCTGTGGAATTTGTCATCTAATGACAAACTAAAGAATCTCATGATAACAGAAGCATTGCTTACGCCGACAGAGAATATCATCATCCCCTTTTCTGGGTGGCCTGAAGGAGACTACCCAAAAGCAAATGGTTTGCTCGATTTTGACATATTCTACAACGTCACTGGATGCCTAAGAAACATGAGTTCTGCTGGCCCTGATGGAAGAAAAGCAATGAGAAGATGTGACGGGCTCATTGACTCACTGGTCCATTATGTCAGAGGAACCGTTGCAGATTACCAGCCAGATGACAAGGCCACGGAGAATTGTGTGTGCATTCTTCATAACCTCTCCTACCAGCTGGAGGCAGAGCTCCCGGAGAAATATTCCCAGAATATCTATATTCAAAACCGGAATATCCAGACTGACAACAACAAAAGTATTGGATGTTTTGGCAGTCGAAGCAGGAAAGTAAAAGAGCAATACCAGGACATGCCGATGCCGGAGGAAAAGAGCAACTCCAAGGGCGTGGAGTGGCTGTGGCACTCCATCGTGATAAGGATGTATCTGTCCTTGATCGCCAAGAGTGTCCGCAACTACACACAGGAAGCATCCTTAGGAGCTCTGCAGAACCTCACGGCCGGAAGTGGACCAATGCCGACATCAGTGGCTCAGACAGTTGTCCAGAAGG AAGGCCTGCAGCACACCCGAAAGATGCTGCATGTCAGTGACCCAAGTGTGAAAAAGACAGCCATCTCGCTGCTGAGGAATCTGTCCCGGAATCTTTCTCTGCAGAATGAAATTGCCAAAGAAACTCTCCCTGATTTGGTTTCCATCATTCCTGACACAGTCCCAAGTACTGACCTTCTCATTGAaactacagcctctgcctgttacacaTTGAACAACGTAATCCAAAACAGTTACCAGAATGCACGGGACCTTCTAAACACAGGGGGCATCCAGAAAATTATGGCCATTAGTGCAGGCGATGCCTCTGTCTCCAACAAAGCAAGTAAAGCTGCTTCCGTCCTCCTGTATTCTCTGTGGGCACACACGGAACTGCATCATGCCTGCAAGAAGGCTCAGTTTAAGAAGACAGATTTTGTCAACAGCCGGACAGCCAAAGCCTACCACTCCCTTAAAGACTGA